One part of the Chryseobacterium mulctrae genome encodes these proteins:
- a CDS encoding NUMOD4 domain-containing protein: MKLPEEFVDEYVKEVLYNTSLRNLQNEEWKLIEGFENYAISNYGRLKSRERFISLPTGHDWKLPELIMKLIFVKQSNAYLKSNSYNVHCTLSLEGKKYRKSVARLVYYHFIERFDLNDRRITIISKDGNGLHVHSCNLLKVSASERSLRIFTGNRARNRHVIYQQPVNQYTVEGKLVSSFDSIYEAAKQIGQSAESIMDVIHKEFLTAGGFRWFLQSYIPEKADFTVSGQGDSKPDVFNVSLWKKLGKPSVDHKNPPACMNMSLHDMPDEGWKPIPGFDERFLISDKGRVKRTEGWTVAGRRIFLKEQILAQFVHTDGTHQSLYTILNYNGKKKAITIAKLLFYCYVKEFDIFGQTFLVINNNYPFWNLDHSKLSLHSIHSVLKGKI; encoded by the coding sequence ATGAAACTTCCCGAAGAATTTGTAGATGAGTATGTAAAAGAAGTCCTGTACAACACTTCTTTGAGAAATCTCCAAAATGAAGAATGGAAACTCATCGAAGGTTTTGAAAATTATGCCATTTCAAACTATGGGCGGTTAAAGAGCAGAGAACGTTTTATTTCTCTTCCAACAGGACACGATTGGAAGCTGCCGGAGTTAATAATGAAACTAATTTTTGTGAAGCAATCAAATGCTTATCTTAAAAGCAATAGCTATAATGTTCATTGTACCTTATCCCTGGAAGGTAAAAAATATAGAAAATCAGTAGCCCGTCTGGTATATTATCATTTTATAGAAAGGTTTGATTTGAATGACCGGCGCATTACAATTATCTCAAAGGACGGTAACGGACTTCATGTTCATTCCTGTAATTTATTAAAGGTTTCAGCAAGCGAAAGAAGCTTAAGAATATTCACAGGTAATAGAGCAAGAAACCGCCATGTTATCTATCAGCAACCGGTTAATCAATACACAGTAGAAGGTAAATTGGTTTCTTCATTTGACAGTATTTATGAAGCTGCTAAACAAATAGGACAAAGTGCTGAATCTATCATGGATGTTATCCATAAAGAATTTTTGACAGCTGGTGGATTCCGTTGGTTTCTGCAATCCTATATTCCCGAGAAAGCAGATTTTACAGTGAGTGGCCAAGGTGATAGTAAACCTGATGTGTTTAATGTCTCTCTTTGGAAAAAACTGGGAAAACCAAGTGTTGATCATAAAAACCCTCCTGCATGTATGAATATGTCTTTACATGATATGCCGGATGAAGGATGGAAGCCTATTCCTGGTTTCGATGAAAGGTTCTTGATATCTGATAAAGGGAGGGTTAAAAGGACGGAGGGATGGACAGTAGCAGGTAGAAGAATCTTTCTAAAAGAACAAATCTTAGCCCAATTTGTACATACTGACGGAACTCATCAGTCTCTGTACACAATTTTGAACTATAACGGCAAAAAAAAAGCTATTACAATTGCCAAACTTTTATTTTACTGTTATGTAAAAGAATTTGATATATTTGGTCAAACCTTTCTTGTCATAAACAATAATTATCCGTTTTGGAACTTGGATCACAGCAAACTGTCGCTACACTCAATACATTCAGTGCTAAAAGGAAAAATATGA
- a CDS encoding ParA family protein, whose protein sequence is MIITFATQKGGTGKTTLAIAFANYISAISERKINVFDFDYQKSFYHKWKEDEILEIQKLYNVETIGEEEEQPFSDFETLIELKESDEINLFDLAGTLDAKYSDLLIYSDFIVIPFEYSDVSAKSTLVFVNFLGLLESQAERIFIRSKYDKGYRYLNQEGMDTEITRYGILLKSPVFKRNCLQTIDTRKLTYEQKYAVKNAFNELVDYINEILKINL, encoded by the coding sequence ATGATAATCACATTCGCCACACAAAAAGGAGGAACCGGAAAAACAACACTAGCCATCGCTTTTGCCAATTATATTTCCGCTATTTCAGAAAGGAAAATCAATGTTTTCGATTTTGATTACCAGAAATCATTCTACCATAAATGGAAAGAAGATGAAATTTTGGAAATTCAAAAATTGTACAATGTAGAAACTATTGGCGAGGAAGAGGAACAGCCATTTTCTGATTTTGAAACTTTGATTGAATTGAAAGAAAGCGATGAAATTAACCTCTTTGATTTGGCAGGAACACTCGATGCGAAATACAGCGATTTGTTGATTTACAGTGACTTTATCGTGATTCCTTTTGAATATTCCGATGTATCTGCAAAATCGACTTTGGTTTTTGTGAATTTTTTAGGGCTTCTGGAAAGTCAGGCAGAAAGAATTTTCATCCGTTCCAAGTACGATAAAGGCTACAGATATTTGAATCAGGAAGGAATGGATACCGAAATCACAAGATACGGAATACTCCTGAAAAGTCCTGTTTTCAAAAGAAACTGTTTACAAACTATTGATACCCGAAAATTGACTTACGAACAAAAATATGCGGTAAAAAATGCATTCAATGAATTGGTTGATTACATCAATGAAATATTGAAGATTAACCTTTAA
- a CDS encoding IS982 family transposase: MNNLIQNYKIILEELINTCSHIKTKPQIRVPKLSDLELVALNITAEYMSINSELQLFRYISKTELEQKIERSVYNRRKRKLFFYLEEIRRVLSAKFSDFTNVFIVDSTPLEICKISRANRSGICSTENIRPEFGYCAAQKTRYFGYKLHAVCDKNGVFHSFDFSPANVHDINYLKDIKENFKNCLLIGDRGYISEKLRVDLFNYSNIKLSVPMRKNQHEFVSFSKVKSKIRKRIETAISQLSGQFLLHINLAKTFEGLATRITSKITSFTMIQYLNFFIFKRSLNKIKINLS, from the coding sequence ATGAACAATCTTATTCAAAACTACAAAATTATTTTAGAAGAATTGATAAATACTTGCAGTCATATTAAGACTAAACCTCAGATCAGAGTTCCAAAACTTTCTGATTTAGAACTTGTAGCTTTAAATATTACAGCAGAATATATGTCGATAAACTCTGAATTACAACTGTTTAGATACATTTCAAAAACAGAATTAGAACAAAAAATAGAAAGAAGCGTTTATAACAGAAGAAAGCGAAAATTGTTTTTCTACTTAGAAGAAATACGCAGAGTTTTGAGTGCAAAGTTTTCTGATTTTACAAACGTTTTTATTGTTGATTCAACACCATTGGAGATATGTAAAATAAGTAGGGCAAATCGCAGTGGAATTTGTTCCACAGAAAATATTCGTCCGGAATTTGGATATTGTGCTGCACAAAAAACACGATATTTCGGCTATAAATTACATGCTGTCTGCGACAAAAACGGTGTTTTTCATTCCTTCGATTTTTCTCCGGCAAACGTTCATGACATAAATTATCTGAAGGATATAAAAGAAAACTTCAAAAACTGTTTACTGATAGGCGACAGAGGATATATTAGCGAAAAATTAAGGGTTGATCTGTTCAATTACTCAAACATTAAACTTTCTGTTCCAATGAGAAAAAATCAACATGAATTTGTATCGTTTTCGAAAGTAAAATCTAAAATTAGAAAACGGATTGAAACAGCTATATCACAACTGAGCGGACAATTTTTACTACACATCAATTTAGCAAAAACTTTTGAAGGGTTGGCAACCAGAATTACCTCTAAAATCACTTCTTTTACAATGATACAATATCTTAATTTCTTTATATTTAAAAGAAGTTTAAACAAAATAAAAATTAATTTATCCTAA
- a CDS encoding relaxase/mobilization nuclease domain-containing protein, with protein MIVKILGSASSSFHGVQYNDKKVEKGIGELMMMKNFPSFINENSKQQEVRDYFKSISISEKIKKPQFHAVISTKFQEHSKDELTKVAEDFMQEMGYGNQPFIVVFHNDTDNNHVHMVSTRVDKNTGKKINDSYEKLKAQQSLSKTLEKLYGIKSGDELEKLLNYKISSIHQLETLLERNGFKLIKDKQNENAFDILKNGVKQKTIDGNQLVFNNNKNDNRSKQIKAIVSKYREIYSNKVFKVEDRRRQQSMLPDEKQKDDWKPKIEFESELQKKLKDVFGIDMVFHHKEENKPFGYTIIDHKTGNVYKGSEILKMNDLFEFTFEKLDKKLFEILKDYNIPNEESKIILLKFLNNKYPETEIKDFMLFENRGKKDLDTYRKVQLEVKDFIKNNTRNNDKNISLTKGEDGKIYAVHTRFHYIGELQSLIGEKEFQNFVNPANANKMQTENRAENKNKTEFSKAVNEMLFELMKSSGTSKVPAEDELKKRRKKKR; from the coding sequence ATGATAGTTAAGATTTTAGGTTCCGCAAGCTCAAGTTTTCACGGGGTACAGTACAACGATAAAAAGGTAGAAAAAGGGATTGGAGAATTAATGATGATGAAAAATTTCCCATCGTTCATTAATGAAAACAGCAAGCAGCAGGAAGTTCGAGATTACTTTAAATCAATTTCTATAAGTGAAAAAATAAAGAAACCACAATTTCACGCTGTGATTTCTACTAAGTTTCAGGAACACAGCAAAGATGAATTGACAAAAGTTGCGGAAGATTTTATGCAGGAAATGGGTTACGGAAACCAGCCCTTTATTGTGGTTTTTCATAATGATACAGATAATAATCACGTGCATATGGTTTCAACAAGAGTTGACAAAAACACAGGAAAAAAGATTAATGATAGCTATGAAAAGCTTAAAGCGCAACAATCTTTAAGCAAAACTTTAGAGAAATTATATGGAATAAAATCGGGAGATGAACTTGAAAAATTGCTGAATTACAAAATCAGTTCGATTCATCAATTGGAAACTTTGCTCGAAAGAAACGGTTTTAAGTTGATAAAAGATAAGCAAAATGAAAACGCATTTGATATTCTGAAAAATGGAGTAAAACAGAAAACCATTGACGGAAATCAGCTCGTTTTCAATAACAATAAAAATGACAATAGGTCGAAACAAATCAAAGCTATTGTTAGCAAATACAGGGAAATTTATTCCAACAAGGTTTTCAAAGTGGAAGATAGAAGACGACAGCAATCAATGCTGCCGGATGAAAAACAAAAAGATGATTGGAAACCAAAAATAGAATTTGAAAGTGAGCTTCAGAAAAAGCTGAAAGATGTTTTCGGAATTGATATGGTCTTTCATCATAAAGAAGAAAACAAACCTTTTGGTTATACCATAATCGACCACAAAACAGGCAACGTTTATAAAGGAAGTGAGATTTTGAAAATGAATGATTTGTTTGAATTCACCTTCGAAAAATTAGATAAAAAGCTTTTTGAAATCTTGAAAGATTACAACATTCCGAATGAGGAATCAAAAATAATTTTGCTAAAATTTTTAAATAATAAATATCCGGAAACAGAAATCAAAGATTTTATGCTGTTTGAAAACAGAGGAAAAAAAGATTTGGATACCTACCGGAAAGTTCAGCTAGAAGTCAAGGATTTTATTAAAAATAATACCCGAAATAATGATAAGAATATTTCATTAACCAAAGGCGAAGATGGAAAAATTTATGCGGTTCATACACGATTCCATTACATCGGGGAGCTTCAATCATTAATCGGCGAAAAGGAATTTCAAAATTTTGTGAATCCAGCAAACGCAAACAAAATGCAGACAGAAAACCGCGCTGAAAATAAGAACAAAACTGAGTTTAGTAAAGCCGTAAATGAAATGCTGTTTGAATTGATGAAGAGTTCAGGAACTTCTAAAGTTCCTGCGGAAGACGAACTTAAAAAACGAAGAAAAAAGAAAAGATAA
- a CDS encoding PDDEXK nuclease domain-containing protein has protein sequence MIEKTPEFNQDLYSSIAKIIVDAKDQVYRKSNTILLKMYWEIGQLIIEDEQNGQLRAKYGKSVLKNLANHLSVEFGKGFNDRNLNNMRAFFIAFPIWNAVRTELSWTHYRIISRIENTEHRIQYIEHSIEGNWNTRTLQRNIDSQYLGRLLKFPESENKEISNYIKDPYIFEFLGLPSDISQTETQIESALITHLQQFLMELGKGFAFVARQQHIVTDTSDFYIDLVFYNYYLKCFVLVDLKTHKLTHEAIGQMDMYVRMYNDLKKGVDDNPTIGIILCTEKDETVVKYSVMSENEKLFASKYRTYLPDEKELKNLIEADRVKFELDNQNL, from the coding sequence ATGATAGAAAAGACACCAGAATTTAATCAAGATCTTTACAGTTCCATTGCAAAAATTATTGTTGATGCCAAAGACCAAGTTTATAGAAAGAGTAATACTATATTGCTGAAAATGTATTGGGAAATTGGACAGCTTATTATTGAGGATGAACAAAATGGTCAACTTCGTGCAAAGTATGGTAAATCAGTCTTGAAGAATCTTGCTAATCATCTATCAGTAGAATTTGGAAAGGGATTTAATGATAGAAACCTTAATAATATGCGAGCTTTTTTCATCGCATTTCCAATTTGGAACGCAGTGCGTACCGAATTGAGTTGGACTCACTATCGAATTATTAGTAGAATTGAAAATACTGAACACAGGATACAGTATATAGAACACTCCATTGAAGGAAACTGGAATACCAGGACGCTTCAAAGAAACATTGACAGCCAATATTTAGGACGATTATTAAAATTTCCGGAATCAGAAAACAAAGAAATATCCAATTATATTAAAGACCCTTATATATTTGAATTCTTAGGACTTCCTTCAGACATATCACAAACTGAAACTCAAATAGAATCAGCTTTAATTACTCATCTTCAGCAATTTTTAATGGAGTTAGGGAAAGGGTTTGCATTTGTTGCTAGACAGCAGCATATCGTTACTGATACTTCAGATTTCTATATAGATCTAGTATTTTATAACTATTACCTTAAATGCTTTGTGCTTGTAGATCTTAAGACTCATAAGCTGACTCACGAAGCCATTGGGCAAATGGATATGTATGTAAGAATGTATAATGACCTTAAAAAAGGAGTCGATGACAATCCCACAATAGGAATTATTTTATGTACCGAAAAAGATGAAACAGTAGTGAAATACTCCGTAATGTCAGAAAATGAGAAGCTTTTCGCAAGTAAATACAGAACATATCTTCCTGACGAAAAAGAACTGAAAAATTTGATAGAGGCAGACAGAGTGAAATTTGAACTGGATAATCAGAACTTATAA